TTAGAGGAGCGGTGAACCCAGGGAGAAAAGAAGAAGCAAAACGGGAAACATCCTTAATAACTGGATGGGGTAGTCATTTCGGTATCATTTTTTGAATAATGTCACAATTTAATTATTAACATGAAAAAGCCAACAATGAAAAGAACGATATCAAATGCTCGTTATTAAAAAAAACGGCAATGAAAGATGGTGATTCCCGATGGATCAGCGAATGCTAAGATACAATGATCGTCCGTAAAACGCCCGTCTTAAAATAAAGAGCAGAGCTAAATCTATTTAGGTGGGCGATAACGGACGTTAATGTCCTGGTTCACTCACCTATCAATCAGAGGGAGAAGAAGGAAAACTCCCACTGATTGAAGCTTAAGCTTTCCATGATGAAATTAGTTCATTTGATAAGTGATTAAATAATCACTATAATAGAGTTAATTACTATATTATAGTTAGTTTAATGGTGGCTGAGAGGTTCAACGAAATAGAAAGCTGCCAGGAGGTCATAATAAAGCATATTTAAAGGAGTGTGGTTAAAAATGAAGCATATTTTTAATAAAGGAGCCAGTGAGCGAACGTTACTCTTGTTACATGGGACTGGTGGAGATGAGCACGATTTAGTTCCCATAGCAGAAATGATTGATCCGGATGCTTCTGTGTTAAGTGTTCGAGGTAATGTTGATGAGAATGGGATGAATCGTTTTTTTCGCAGATTACGTGAAGGAGTATTTGATGAAGAAGATTTAGTTTTCCGTACGAAGGAACTATATGACTTTATTAATAAAGCTGCCACAGATTATGGCTTTGACAAAAATCAACTCGTGGCTGTTGGCTATTCAAATGGTGGTAACATTGCAGGGAGTTTGCTCTATCATTATGATAAACCACTTCAGGGCGCTATTCTATTGCATCCAATGGTGCCGAGACGGGGGATTGACTTACCTAGTATGACGAAACTACCTGTATTTATTGGGGCAGGTTCTAATGATCCTATCTGTCCGCCTGAAGAAACGAAAGAGCTCTATGCAAATCTTGAACAAGCAGGTGCTGCCGTTAGTTTATATTGGGCTAATCAAGGCCACCAACTAACGAGAGATGAGATAACAGAAGCAAAAGCTTGGTATGAGTACGCAATTAAAGGAGAGTAAACGGGTATGGCATTTATTGATCCCACTCAG
The Salipaludibacillus sp. LMS25 DNA segment above includes these coding regions:
- a CDS encoding alpha/beta hydrolase encodes the protein MKHIFNKGASERTLLLLHGTGGDEHDLVPIAEMIDPDASVLSVRGNVDENGMNRFFRRLREGVFDEEDLVFRTKELYDFINKAATDYGFDKNQLVAVGYSNGGNIAGSLLYHYDKPLQGAILLHPMVPRRGIDLPSMTKLPVFIGAGSNDPICPPEETKELYANLEQAGAAVSLYWANQGHQLTRDEITEAKAWYEYAIKGE